The Calypte anna isolate BGI_N300 chromosome 23, bCalAnn1_v1.p, whole genome shotgun sequence genome contains the following window.
aagccacagaccCTGCAAATAAACCCCATCTCAGGATCTCAGCCCCTTGGGCAGGccaggggagagggagaggtgcTTTCCAGGTTgaacagtctgaaaaaaaagtgtattaaTGAGCTCCCACTTTCAGTGgagatagggaaaaaaaaaaaaggagctctGCCAAAGACACCCACACCTCTCCTGAGTaaggaaggaagcaaaatgACTGCCTTGAACTCCACACCTGTTAAATGGCTGCAAGGAGGCCAAAGAAATGCTGAGCttcaagatttttgttttctttgctcttcaaGTCAGGTGAAGAGGCCCAGACCAGGCTGAAGAATCAGCACCCAGGTTTCACCTCAGACAAAAACATCCCCCACCTGCCAAAAATTCCACCCAGACCAAGCAGAACAAGCACCTGCACTGAGCTTTCCCCTGACTCCAGCAAAGGCAGACACAGTTCAGCCCAAGCCCCGGGGGGGGGGTTAAGCATCCAGCAAGACTTTTCTATGCAAATAAGAATCTTTTTGCTAAATTAGATTTGCTGGCAATGCTGCCCTCCCCCACTCCTCACTGCCTGGTGTTAAAAAGCAGTTTAGCACCTTAGGAGAAGCCTGGAACATCAAAACACTTCTGGCAGTGTTTGTATGAGAGGCAGAGGACACTGAGCACTGCCTGAAGTGGGCCCAGCAGAGGTGGGAGGTGAAGCTGGGGTGCACCTCAGAGCTGAGGGGGTGCAGGATGAGCAGGGGaagggctgctgcaggatgtgCTGAGAGGCCCTGGGTTGGAGAAAGCAACTCTGGTTCCTTCCAGAGCTCCCCCAGTTCCACACCACCCACTAAATGAGCACTGGAAATCCCTGAGGTCCTGTAGCACAGGGAGCAACAACCACCCCAAAATATCAGACTAAAAACAGACAGAGGGAGCCCAGAAAGATCTGGTAAAGGAATTTCTGTCCTATCTGCAAAGGAGAAGACACTTCAGAGAAGATGAACCCTGGTGGGGGTGTAGCTGAGGTCAAGCACACCCAAACTGTGCCCAGctggaggctggagccaggagagGCTGCACAGAAAGCTGGGCCTGGTGTACCCCCCACCCCACAAACCCTGTGCTGTGGCAGACCCTAACTCTACACTCAGGCTGTGACTCTGGAGCAGGAAAAGAACCTGATGGTGCAAGAGGAGGAGGTTTTTGGAGGGTTCATCCTCACCACAAGAATCCCAGCAACTCCCAAAGCCACACTTAATGAAGCCCCATTATTATTCCACTCAAGCAAGGCAGCCCTGTGTCTATTTAAGGCAGCTCCAGCTTTGCCTTTTCTCCAGTGTGTTGCTGGAGCTTTTCAGCAGATCCTAAAATTACACATAGTTTGTTACTGGGattcataaaaaaaagaaagtctgtGGCAAGGCCCAGAGCcttggcaggagctggaaaGTGACACCATCTGACCCAAGAGCAAccagaaaagaaaccatttgATTCTTCTAATGTATGCAAATGAGTGGCTGAGCCACTGATGCCAGAGCACAGGAGCTTTTTTGCTTCTGGGGTAATTTCAAGCCAGCCCAGGGATTACAGTAAGTTGTTAAGACTCAGCCCAGGCTTCAGTGAGCAGATAAAAATACCTGGTGGTGTCCTACAGCAGGCTGGGCAGGTGAGGAGGAGCCTCAGCAGGGCTCTGGAGGAAAAGCTGATGGGCTGCACCAGTTGCCAGTTTCTCCTCTGACTCCACCAGCACTAAAAGCAGGGAGATGATTTGTCCAAATggggcaactgggctggtgaagggatccagcacagatcctgtgaggagaggctgagggagctgggggtgttgaggttggagaagaggaggctcaggggagagctcatcactctctgcaactccctgaaaggaggttggagccaggggggggtcggggaggTATCAGTGGGATAAGAGGACTcggactaaagaattttttcctaatatccaacctaaacctcccctggcagagcttcagctctgccaggggaggtttaggttggatattaggaaaggattctttgcagagagggtgatcaggcattggaatgggctgcccagggaagtagtggattctctgtgtctggagatctttccaaagagcctggatgtggcactgagtgccatgggctgggaactgcagcaggagtggatcaagggttggacttgatgagctctgaggtcccttccaacccagcccattctaggattctatgatttctgctcactctgtgctcagctccagTTAATCCTGAAACCTTTCCAACCTTTCACTGAAAGCActgttcagattttaaaaagcccaCTCTGGAGAACTCTTGACAAAATTACCTAAGTTCTCATTTCCCATTTCTCAAGCACTGACAAGGTGTCAGCAGTGACTGGAATAAAAGCCAGAGAAGGCAGGTAAATGAGTAGTTAATTACCAGACCCTCTAGCACTAACAatcctgggctctgctctctgctcccaaTTCCCTGCTGTTATTTGGGAAAAGATCCCTGGCAAGGGACAGTTCCCAGGTGTGATGCAGTTCCCAGGGAGGGAGGGTAAGGGGTGGTGGtttgggggggtggagggggggtgggagagAAAACAAGGGGTGATCTCACTTCAGGATGTCAGTGCCTTGAGCAACAGGACAATGGTGGGCACCGAGgctctgctgggaagcagcccACTGCACCAGGGGGGCTGGGACACTCTGGGTAGGGGGACAAAGCATCTCGGGAGAGGAAGGAACGCTGAGAATCagagaggaaaggcaggaatgAAAATATGCATGCACCATAAATAATAGGAATAAATAACTaaaagtggttaaaaaaaaataatatttcaatcCATCTCTCAaatctcttcccctctcccccctttcTGCTAGTGCCCACCAGCGGGTGGTGACAAATGTCACCCTGCACCAAGTGTGACAGCAGAAAGGGGCTGGGGGCTTCCAAACCAGAGCTGTTTGGTTGCTTATCCCTCCCCCAGAAGGGGTGATGGGAGGTGAGTCCTGACCTCTCCTCTCAGGAGGATCAGTCTGAgcacaggaaagctgcagacCTGGACTCCACAccctcccccttctctccctggCACTGCAGGGGAGGATCaagctgctctggctgctgttttcctcatttttggGGAGCTCAGTTTCTGTTCTGCACCTACAGGCATGAAGTATTCTTTTTCTCTACAAATTTCCAGCTAAATTCCAAGCCACACTCACTCAGAATTCTGGCAAGCTGCTGCCACAGCCCCTTGAGGCCCCAGAGCCTGAGTTCCCTGCTCTAAGGGTGAAAGTTTCCTGGTGTTTCCACTGAATTCTTCAATAACCATGGCAAAGCAGAGCACCCACCCCCAATTTCCCCATGGCACGGGCTCACCTGTCACCATTGGCAGATATGGCATCAAACTTGGCTTTCTTCTTTGGGATTTCGTTCTGAATGGAAGAGGTGGATAAGGTTTTCTGGCTAGAAAAAGGAGGGAGTTGTGTGTCAGCACCTCAAGGACTCCCAGGCAAAAGCCAAAGTAgaaggtaaataaaataaaataaataataataataagataaagtaaaataaattccCATCCACTCTCAGCCCATGGAAAGGAGATTCCCTAGTGCAAGAGAGCCCAATAAAAAAGTGAATTCCCTgaagagcagctggaggtgaaaaacaaagagaagtcAAGGTGTCAGTGGGGAGGTGAGCAAGTCAGGCTGCAAAACAATCTGCATTTCACAGATTAAGTTTTACAAATGCAATTTAGCTGTAATTGTCTACAAGTTCagtcagcagcactgctggccTGCAAGGCTGCACCACAGCAGTCTGCAAACAAGCAAAGCCTGACTTGGCCAGATCCTCCTGACCACCAAACAACTGCCAAAGCCCAGCACCAGGGCACTGAGAACCAGCAGGAGCTTCTCCCAGTTCCTCTGGGAAGTTCCTCcaagaagcagagagcagccaggagacCTCTTTGCCTGCCAGGAAAGCTCCTGGGGGTTACCTGTTGTAGTGGCTGCCACTGCTAAGCCTGCTGTActgctccttctcctgcaggCTTGCCCGGGAAGAGCTGCTGAGGTGTTTGCACTGCTCTTTGGTCTTCTGCAGGACCCGTTTGTAGGAGAGGgtgcagagccagcacagcagctttccatccacctggaaggggagaaaagagagagaagggggaaaaggttTTGGTCTTGCTTCCTGCCCACAGAGCAAACACAGAGAAGAGGAGATCCTGTAGGAACAAGCAGTGACTCAAAAAGGATTCCTGGAGAAGGTGAGGAGTGCCTCTGGCATGGGTGGTGGGATGCAGAGAGTGCTGATGGACAGCAGgaccctcagctcaggaaggagattgaggtgctggagcaggtccagagaagagcaaggaggctgtgaagggatccagtagaattcctgtgaggaagggctgagggagctgggggtgttgaggctggagaagaggaggctcaggggagacctcatcactctctccaactccctgaaaggaggttggagccagggggggttgggctcttttcccaggcaactctcagcaagacaagagggcagggtctcaagttgtgccaggggaggtttaggttggagatgagaaagaatttctttctggagagggtgatcaggcattggaatgggctgcccagggaagtagtggattctccgtgtctggagatctttccaaagagcctggatgtggcactgagtgccatgggctgggaaccacggggggagtggatcaagggttggacttgatgagctctgaggtcccttccaacccaattctaggattctatacAGTCCCTGTCAAGCTTTGGTGCTGGTAGCACCCATCCAGCAGGACAGGCCCAAGCAAGGCCAAGGAATGGTCACTGGAGACCAAACCCAGCAAGGTGTCTGTGTGAGGAGGATCAGGAGATGGACAGGGACTATCAGGTTCCCAAAGGAACAAGAGATGTTTaaaggcagcaggaagcagGCCCTGGATGCACACCCCTCCTGAGGAGCTCTCATGTTTAAACAAAGGGTGTGCAGAAGCTTCCTGCTGGAGGGATGACACTTCTGACTCCTCAGGTCATTCCCCACCCCTCTCTCTCTGATCAGGCACCTCACGTCTCACCCAGAGGCCTTTTCtcctccaaaaaagcaaaacaaaacaaaacccaaaccaaaataaaagagATCTTTCTCAACAGAcctggcacagcagagcagagattaACAAGCACCAAACCAGCTCCTTcacctccagaaaaaaaccccaaacacagaCTTTCTACCCACCAAACACCTCCTTTGGAGGCTGTGTGAAGGAGGTGGGACAGACCATCACTTCCACCAGCCTTTTTACCCTTTTGGCCCCCTTTTTGTTGCAGAAATACTGACCTTTTTCCTGTCATCCTTGCGATCAAAGGCACACTGCTGCTTGCACTGCTCACAGGAGTGGGGGGGGCCGTACTTCTTCTCGGAGTTTGTGCAACGCTGGCACTTGTTGCCAATAAAGGCTGCTATAATGTTGCAGTACTGGCAGGGTTTTGgctggaaggaagaggaaggacaACTGAGCCAGCAGAAACCTTGGGAATTCCTGAAATCCATTGTACTTCCCTCCCCCAGATCACTTCAGAGCTTTcattcccctccctttcccagccAACAAGCAAAACCTGTGGAATCTTGAGGAAACAGCTCCCTCCAAACCAGCCAGAATCaaatcatctcttttttttttttattctgtctttctttttcagatttcagacaagcagggaaagaaagatttATCAGTGCTTCCTGCAGCCCTCTGGGTAAGCACACTCCTGTTTTGATTTGCTATCAAATGGTTCATTTCCTGGCTgaaactgaggcagagctgctcttttcTTGGActaaaataaaaggtaaaagtTTCCTGCTTGGGGGAGCTGTGTGTTATTGATCAATCAACACCATTGCAACCAGAGCCAACCCATGAACTGCTCTGGGATTGAGCAGGATAAAGAAAAGGGagatgaaagggaaagaaggagccCCCCTGACTCACTGTGCCATAGAGCTTCACGTTCTGAGCACACTTCTTGCAGATTGTGTTGgttttgctggggaaaaaaaaaaaaagacaaatcctCTTAACACCTCCCCAAAAGAAAATTCAACCTCTGTGGTGAGGATCCTgtctctcccccttcccccaggCTCCATCTCTAGGGGCATTCATCTTCACCAGGGACTCAGATTAAAAATTCCCCCTCCTATCCCCAGCTGTTTGAGGAGaattcaccaaaaaaaaaaaaaaaaaagtggttttggtAGATGGCTTTTAATGAAAGCATCCCCAGGGAGCTCTGGGTTTTCATccttatggaaaagaaaaatcactggcTAGCTGGGGTGATTGAGCACTGGTGACAGCTCTGGGTGAGGAGGTGACAGGAGGTCAGGACAGAGGTGTGTTTGCCCaacagacacaggaaaaaacacccCCAACACAGCCACGGGGTTTGCCAAGCCTTCCTCTGCAAGCCACACTCACTTGCAagcaaaaacacacacacacaaaaaggtcAAAACACGTTGGGAAATCATTTCTTGATACCAAAAATGAGGCAAGGGGAAAACTCCTGGGAAGAGGCACCCAGATCCTTCACTGGAAGTTGAGTCTAAGCACTGGCCAAGAGTAAAAGCCAAGCAAAAAGTGCAAATTTAAGGAGACCACAGAGAAACACCAGCTTGAGGAGAACCAAAGCTGCCCCAAGTCCTCCAGAGCAACAACCTACAGCTTAAATTATCACAGACGTTGAAATATTTGGGTTCCCTGGGTGGATCTGTTCTAAAGAAACCCCTGATCTCCCCAGCTGAGTGAGAATTTACCTTTCCTGCTGG
Protein-coding sequences here:
- the FAM76A gene encoding protein FAM76A isoform X2; the protein is MAALYACTKCHQRFPFEALSQGQQLCKECRIAHPIVKCTYCRTEFQQESKTNTICKKCAQNVKLYGTPKPCQYCNIIAAFIGNKCQRCTNSEKKYGPPHSCEQCKQQCAFDRKDDRKKVDGKLLCWLCTLSYKRVLQKTKEQCKHLSSSSRASLQEKEQYSRLSSGSHYNSQKTLSTSSIQNEIPKKKAKFDAISANGDSFSPDLALDSPGTDHFVIIAQLKEEVATLKKMLHQKDQMILEKEKKITELKADLQYQESQMRAKMNQMEKTHKEVMEQLQAKNRELLKQAAALSKGKKPEKSGAITSP
- the FAM76A gene encoding protein FAM76A isoform X1, whose amino-acid sequence is MAALYACTKCHQRFPFEALSQGQQLCKECRIAHPIVKCTYCRTEFQQESKTNTICKKCAQNVKLYGTPKPCQYCNIIAAFIGNKCQRCTNSEKKYGPPHSCEQCKQQCAFDRKDDRKKVDGKLLCWLCTLSYKRVLQKTKEQCKHLSSSSRASLQEKEQYSRLSSGSHYNSQKTLSTSSIQNEIPKKKAKFDAISANGDSVPSSPEMLCPPTQSVPAPLVQWAASQQSLGAHHCPVAQGTDILNFSPDLALDSPGTDHFVIIAQLKEEVATLKKMLHQKDQMILEKEKKITELKADLQYQESQMRAKMNQMEKTHKEVMEQLQAKNRELLKQAAALSKGKKPEKSGAITSP